The Rhizobium oryzihabitans genomic sequence AAGGCCTTCAGGCACTGTTTCGCCACCGCCCCGCACCTGCTCGGTGATCATGATCTCGCGTTGGGCGTCTGTCTGGAAGGCCAGAAGCACGTGGCCGGAACCGGTGTGGAACAGGCTCATCTGCGCCCCCACCCGCAGGGACATGGCCCAGTAGGTGGAAGATTCCTGCTGGGCGATGACGACCACGCTGCCGCGGTCATAGACCGCCAGGTGGCAGGCCTGCGCGGCGCTTGCGGAAAAATCGCGCATCACCGGTGCGGCAAAAGAAACGAGGCGGCGGATCGGTGCGTGGAAATGCGCCAGCCCGAACATCTTCAGCGTCAGTGAAAACCGGTCGCCCTCCAGCCGCTGCACGTAACCGCGGCGCACCAGCCGGTCCAGCATGCGGTAAAGTTCGTTCGGGCTTTTGCCGATCGCCTTGGCGATCTCGATCTGCGTCAGCCCGCCATCGGTGCGGGCCAGAAGCTCGAGAATATCAAGGCCCTTGTCGAGGGCAGGAGCGCGGTATCTTTCGCTGTCGTCGTCGGTCATCTGGCCTCGATGGTGTTTTGCATGGTGGCCGGGCGGATATGGCAACCTGAAAATATGGTTGCCCGATGCCCGCCATCCGCGCAAGTTTGCTTGACGCCATATGAATACCGCGTTTACATATGAATTGTCGATCCATATTTGAGATCATCGAAATTCAGCGGTCCGGTCCCCGATGGGCGGGCGCGCCATAGCGGGAGGCTATTCATGGTGCAGGATTTTAACGGCCGGACAGTGGTGATCACCGCCGCCGGCCAGGGTATCGGCCGGGCGACGGCGGAGCGTTTCATATCGCTCGGCGCGCGCGTGATTGCCACCGATATCAACGAACAGGCGCTTTCCACCCTGAAAGGTGCGGAAACGCGGGTTCTGAACGTGCTGGATGGCGACGGCGTCAAGGATTTCGCCGCCGATATCGGCCATGCGGATGTGCTGTTCAACTGCGCCGGTTTCGTTCATTCCGGCACCATTCTCGACTGCGAGGAAAAGGACTGGGATTTCTCCTTCGATCTCAATGCCAAGGCCATGTACCGCACCTGCCGCGCCTTCCTGCCCGGCATGCTGGAAAAGGGCAAAGGCGCGATCGTCAACATGTCCTCGGTTGCATCAAGTGTAAAAGGCGTGCCGAACCGCTTCGCTTATACTGCCTCAAAGGCGGCCGTCGTGGGATTGACCAAGGCCATTGCTGCCGATTTCGTCACCAAGGGCATTCGCTGCAACGCCATCTGCCCCGGCACGGTGGACAGCCCGTCCCTGCATGACCGGCTGCGCGCTACCGGCAATTACGAACAGGCTCTGGCAGATTTCATCGCCCGCCAGCCGATGGGCCGCATCGCCACGCCGGAAGAAATCGCAGCTCTTGTGACGTATCTCGCTTCTGATGAGGCGGGCTTCACCACTGGCCAGATCCATGTGATCGATGGCGGTTGGACGGGCTGATTTTTTTAAGGGAAATGCGAGAGGCGACCGGCGTAAAAGCCGGTCGCCTTTTTTCATTCAGACGACCGCGCTTCCGGCCATCAGTGCAAGCACGAGGAAGACCAGGAAGATCACCACGGCGATGAAGAACAATATTCGGGCCACGCCCGCTGCCGCCGCCGAAATGCCGGTAAAGCCGAATACGCCCGCGATCAAAGAAATAACAAAGAAAATAAGAGCCCATTTCAGCATGGAGCTTCCCCTTTCGCTTAATTTTCAAGAGTCTGCCGTCTTGCAGCGGACTCTCGAAAATGACGCGCAAAAGGCGAAAATGTTCCATGCGCCCGCAAAAATCGTTGTTTTAAATCGCCGTTTCACGCGCCGCATTGATGCGATGGGCTTTCCAGGTGGTGCGGATGAAGGTGGCAACGAAGGCGAGGCTCATGAAGAGCACGATTGTGGGAGCAGGCGCGCTGTCGATCAGGAAGCTTAGCCATATGCCAGATAGGGATGAGATGACCGCCACCGCAATCGCCACGACGAGCATGGTGGAAAAGCGCCGCGTCAGCAGGAAAGCGATTGCGCCCGGCGCCACCAGCATGGCGACAGACAGGATGATGCCCACCGCCTTCAGCGCGCCGACGACAGCGAGCGACAGAACCATCAGCAGGCCGTAATGCAGCACACGCACCGGCAGGCCGATCGCCTTGGCATGCTGCGGATCGAAGGCGTTGACCAGCAGGTCCTTGCGCAGAAGCGTCAGGAACAGCGTTGCGCAAAGCGCAATCAGGCCAGTTTCCAGCATGTCTGACGGGGCAATGCCAAGCATGTCGCCGAAGAGGATGTGATCCAGATGTACGTCGCTCTGGACCTTCACATAAAGCACCAGCCCAAGCCCGAACATGCCCGAAAAGACGATGCCAAGCACCGTATCTTCCTTGATGCGGCTGTTTTCCTTGATGAAACCGGTGCCGAGCGCGCAGATCATGCCGGCGATGAAAGCGCCGATGGAAAGCGGAATTCCGGCAATATAGGCGATGACGACGCCTGGCAGAACGGCATGCGAAACCGCGTCGCCCATCAGCGACCAGCCCTTCAATACCAGAAGACACGACAGCATGGCCATCGGCACCGCGATCATCAGCGTGATCACGAAGGCATATTGCATGAATGGCAGTTGGAACGGCAGGATGGCGAGTTCGAGATATTCGCTCATGACGTTTCTCCGAGCGCCTTGCGGGCTTTGGCTCTGGAAGCGAGAAGCCCGTGTTTCGGGGCAAAGACGAAAGCGGCAAGGAAGATCGCCGTTTGCAGCACGACGATGACGCCGCCGGTTGCGCCATCGAGGAAATAGCTGAGATAGGCGCCGACGAAGCTGGTGGCCGCACCGATCACGAGGCTCATCAGGATCAGCCGCTCGAAACGGTCGGTCAAGAGGTAGGCGGTTGCACCCGGCGTCACCACCATGGCGACGACGAGGAAGGCGCCGACCGTCTGCAGGGCCGCGACAGTGGAGGCGGCGAGCAGGGTGAAGAAGATCACCTTCAGCACTTCCGGCTTCAGACCCACGGTGCGGGCGTGGTTTTCATCAAAGAACACCACCATGAAGTCGCGCCATTTCAGCGCCAGTACGAGGAGGCTGATGCCGCCGATCAGCGCGAGCTGGATCGTGTCTTCGGTGGTGATCGCCAGAATATTGCCAAGCACGATGGTCTGGATATTGATCGAGGTGGGCGAGAGCGAGACCATGAATAGTCCGAGCCCGAAGAACGAGGTGAAGATCAGCCCGATGATCGCGTCTTCCTTGAGCCTCGTCTTCTGGTTCAGGAATAGCATGGAGCCGGCCGCAAGCCCGCCGGAGAGGAATGCCCCTAGTGAAAACGGCAGGCCCAGCATATAGGCGCCCGCCACACCCGGAACGATGGCGTGCGAGAGCGCGTCGCCGATCAGCGACCAGCCCTTCAGCATCAGATAGGCCGACAGAAAACCGCAGACACCGCCGACAAGCGCGCTTACCCAGATGGCGTTCAGCATGTAGCCATAGGTAAAGGGCTCAAGAAGGCTGTTTATCATCGATTTTTTCCTTCGGAGCGTCAGGGTCGTGCCCGTTCTGGCCGTTCTTTCCGTAAATCACGAAGGGCCGCTCGTCATCGGTGATGACCTTCACGCGGCGCGGATCGGCGTCGTCATGCAGGTCGGCTCCGCCAAGGATGAAGTGGCGCAGGCTGCCGCCAAAGGCCTTTTGCAGGTTCTCCTCGTTGAAGGTATCCGCCGTCTTGCCGGAGGCCAGCACAGTTCCCTTGACGAAAACGGCGCGATCGCAGAATTCCGGCACGCTGCCGAGATTATGAGTGGAAACCAGCATGACGCGGCCCTCGTCGCGCAGCGCTTTCAAAAGGGCGACGATCTGTTCCTCCGTCGTCACATCGACGCCGGTGAAGGGTTCGTCCAGCAGAATGACCTGGCCCTCCTGCGCCAGCGCACGGGCGAGAAACACCCGCTTCTTCTGACCGCCTGAGAGTTCGCCGATCTGCCGCTTGCGATAGTCGAGCATGTTGACGCGTCTCAGCGCCTCCTCCACCATCTGGTGATCGCGTTTTGAAGGGATGCGCAGGAAGTTCATGTGGCCGTAGCGGCCCATCATCACCACATCCTCCACCAGCACCGGAAAGCTCCAGTCCACCTCTTCGGCCTGCGGCACATAGGCCACGAGGTTTTTGCGCAGAGCGTCCTTCACCGGCAGGTCGAAAATCGAGACGGAACCGGCGGCCAGCGGCACGAAACCCATGATCGCCTTGAAAATCGTGGACTTGCCGGCACCGTTGACGCCGACAAGTGCAGTGATCGTACCGCGTGGAATGGAAAAGCTGGCATTTCTTAATGCGGTGTGGCCGTTTCGATAGGTCACTGTCGCATTTTGAACCGTCAGGCCGCCTGCGGTTTTTTTACCGCCCATCCTCATGAGGACAGTCCTTTCGCAATCGTGCTGCTGGTTACCCGCAGCAGATCGAGATAGGTCGGCACCGGCCCGTCGGCCTCGCTCAGCGAATCCACGTAGAGTATGCCACCGTAAGCCGCACCCGTTTCCTTTGCCACCTGTTCGGCCGGATCGGCGGAAACCGTGCTTTCGCTGAAGATGACCTGTATATTATGTTCGCGCATGGCATCGATCACGCCGCGCACCTGCTGCGGCGTTCCCTGGCTGTCGGCGTTGACCGGCCACAGGAACAGTTCCTTCAGTCCGAAATCGCGGGCGAGATAGGAAAATGCGCCTTCACTGGTGACCAACCAGCGCTTGTCTTGTGGGAGAGCGGAAAGCTCGTCGCGGATGGGCTGGATGGTGGCTCTGATCTTGTCCGAATAGGCCTTGGCATTGGCGGCATAGACATCGGCATGGGCAGGGTCTATCTCGGCCAGGCCCTTACGGATATTTTCCACGTAGATCAAGGCGTTATCGGGTGACATCCAGGCGTGCGGATTGGGTTTTCCCTGGTAGGCGCCGCCGCTGATCGCCATCGGTTTCACGCCGTCGCTCACCGTCACGCTCGGCACGCCGGAGAGGTTGGCCAGGAACTTCTCAAACCACAATTCCAGATTGAGACCGTTGCGTAAAACCAGATCGGCCTTGCGGGCTTTGAGAATGTCGCGCGGTGTCGGCTGGTAGTTGTGAATTTCCGCGCCCGGCTTGGTGATGCTCTCCACCTCGGCCGCGTCGCCCGCCACATTGCGCGCCACGTCGGCGATGATGGTGAAGGTGGTAACCACCGTCGGTTTTTCCTGGGCAATGGCGGCGGCGGGCAGGAAAAGGGAGAAAGCGAAAACGGCATGCCGGATTTTAAGGAAATTCACGTCTGTCACCGAATGTTGTTGCGATTAATTCTCAATACCATCTGTTATAAAATCACACTTGTCAACGCTATTGCAAATCATTCGCAATTTAGTGGAATTCGCAAATGTCCGAAAATGGTGCGTTTTTGCCGATGCCATGCTGCGCGGGTTAAACTTTTTTCAATGAGAAAGCGGCACTATCGCAAGGCTTGGGACAGCGTGGTCCTGGGCTTCATCCCGCGTGTGTTCCTCATCCTTCGAGCCACGTTTTGGGGTGAGGGCGATAGGCGGGGTACTGGATGTCAGGATGTTGCGGGTGAAGGCTGTATTCGGACGAATGCGGTTTTCGCGCAAACTCGTTATGATCGGAGGCGGGATCCTGCTTTTGGCGGGTGCGACCGGTTCTGCTGCCGTGTTCATCGGCAGCGAGCGGCTGCTTGGCCCATCCTATGCCTCCGCCAACGGGCTTTCGTGCGACGCAGTCCAGACAGTCAACATCCGCAAGAACGGCTCCCTTTGGGTGCGCAAATTCATCCGCACCGATGGCGGCGATGGCACGGATCGCCTGAAGACCGCGCTACGCGTCGCCAAAGCGGTTTACGACAAGCAGAAGCCGGATCTGGTGCAGGTTTCCGTGCTCGACAAAAACGGACCGCAATTGCGCTCGGAAATGCGCGGCCGCGCCATTGCCGCGCAGGTGGTCTTTATTGCCGACCCGGCGAAAATGCCCGAGGGCGCCGATGCCCAGCATTACTCAGCGTTTTATTATGATGGCGCCGCCAATGGCAGCGGCCAGTTTTACGGGCTTCGCATCGATCTGCCGCTGGAAGACAGCGAAGCGATGGCGGCAAGCCTGACGGATGCGACCGATTGCGCGACACCCGCTTCGGATGCCGCTGCCGAAGGCCACGATGGCAAGGCCGCAAAAGCGGCATCGGGCCACGGCGAAACCAAGGGCGAGGGCGCACATGACGCCGCGCCGGAGCAGACGAATGACGGCGGAGCCGCCCATGGCGAAACCCCGTCTCCGGAGGCCTCGTCTCCCGAAGCCCACGGCGAACCTGGCGCCGATGAGCTTCTCACCTCCACACCGGAAGCCGATGGCGGCAGCATCTTCAGCCTGACCTATCTGAAGTCACTGATCTTCGGAAAAGGCTCGACGACTGCGCAGGCGGCGGAGGGGAAGCCAGCTGAAAGTGCACCGGCGAAAGAGCCGGTTGCGGGGAAGTCGGGGCATTAGGGTACGGCGGATTTAAGCTGAATCCACAATATGCCACGCGAAGATTTTTCGCACGAGCCTACCCATCTTCCCTCATTCCTGTGCTTGTCACAGGAATCCAGCCGACGCGCGTCTGCGCGGCGAAAAAAGCCTTATCAGCCCAAAGACTTGGGCTGACTGGATTCCTGTGACAAGCACAGGAATGAGGAATAATGGATGGGCTGGCTGACGGAGACTATCGGGAACTTCGTCACATGAAGCTCCCGTGTCGTTCTTTGCTTAATCCGCCTTGTTGCGGCGGGCCGGAAACAGGATGACGTCGCGGATCGACGGGCGTTGGTCAGAAGCATGATCAGACGATCGACGCCGATGCCGAGACCGCCGGCGGGCGGCATGCCCTGGTCGATGGCATCGAGGAATTCCTCGTCCAGCTGCTTGTCCTTTTCGCCGCGGGCGTGCGCCTGTTCCAGCTGTTCCACCATGCGGCGGCGCTGTTCTTCCGGATCGTTGAGTTCCGAGAAGGCATTGCCCACTTCCCAGGCGTTGCAATAGCTTTCGAAACGCTCGACGAGGCGCGGCTCGCCCGGCACTTCCTTGGCAAACGGCGAAATGTCCTTCGGGAAATGCGTGACGTGGCTCGGCTGGATCAGCGTGCCTTCCACCTTCTCTTCGAAGATGAAGGCAAGGCATTCGCCCCATGTCCAGTCCTTCTCGACGGCAAAACCGGCGGCCTTGGCCGCAGCGCGGGCCTCTTCATCCGTCTTGATGGCAAGAAAGTCGATGCCGGTTGCTTCCTTTACCGCATCAGGCATCGGCACGCGCTTGAACGGACCCTTGAACGAGATCGTCTGGCCCTGGAATTCCACCTCGGTCGTGCCGTGCAGGGCAATCGCCAGCGTCTCGAACAGCCGCTCCACGAGACCCATGATGTCCTCGTAGTCGGCATAGGCCCAGTAGCACTCCATCATCGTGAATTCTGGATTGTGCCTGGTGGAGACGCCTTCGTTGCGGAAGTTGCGGTTGATTTCGAAGACTTTGTCGGTGAGGCCCGAAACCAGCGTGCGCTTCAGGAACAGTTCCGGCGCGATGCGCAGATACATGTCCATCTTCAGCGTATTGTGGAAGGTCTTGAACGGATCGGCCGTCGCACCGCCATAGATGGTCTGCAGCATCGGCGTTTCCACTTCAAGGAAGCCTTCGGCCTCCATGAAACGGCGAATGCCGGAGAGAATCTTCGAACGCTGCAGGAAGCGCAGCTTGGATTCCTCGTTGGAGAGAATGTCGAGATGGCGCTTGCGGTAACGCAGCTCGATGTCGGAGACGCCGTGCCACTTTTCCGGCATCGGCAGCAGCGACTTCGTCAGCATGGTGATTTCTTCGGCGTTGATCGTCAGCTCGCCGCGCTTGGTGCGGCGCACCTTGCCGGTCACGCCGATGATGTCGCCGATATCGATCATCGGCAAAAGGTTGCGCGCCGCTTCCGGCGTCGTATCCTTGTGGGAGAAGATCTGCACCTTGCCCGAGGCATCATGGATATCCATGAACATGCCGGAATTGCGCGAGGAATAAACGCGGCCAGCCACCGTCACCGTATCGCCGGTTTCGACGTCGGCTTCGATATCGGCATATTTTTCCGCGAGCTCCGCATTGGTGAGCGTGCGGTGGAAATGCGCCGGATAGACATCGCCGATCTGCTCGCGCAGCAGCGCGAGTTTCTGGCGACGCACTTCGGTGGCGTCGGAGGAAAGGGCGGTGGTTTCGGTTGTCTTGTCGTTCATCGTTCAATTCCTGTTGCGGCGTTGCCGCGGCGACCATCGCCTCCCGTATCCCTCATTCCTGTGCTTGTCACAGGAATCCAGTGCGCCCAAGTCCTTGGGCGCGGGAGACCTCAATTCATTCTTTCACGGCGCAGACGCGCCGTGGCTGGATTCCTGTGACAAGCACAGGAATGAGGGGTGGATGTAAAACCCGCCCCGGCAGGCATCAAACACCGCTGCCAACCATCGTGGCCACAACGGCAATCGCCATCTTCAACCGCTGGCGCACCACGGAGCGGCCAAGCAGCGCCATCGAGTCAAACAGCGGCAGCGAGCGCGAGGAACCGGAGACGGCGACGAAGAGCGGCGGCGTCACGACGCGCAGCTTCTTGCCCGTGCGTTCGGCAACATCGCGC encodes the following:
- a CDS encoding IclR family transcriptional regulator codes for the protein MTDDDSERYRAPALDKGLDILELLARTDGGLTQIEIAKAIGKSPNELYRMLDRLVRRGYVQRLEGDRFSLTLKMFGLAHFHAPIRRLVSFAAPVMRDFSASAAQACHLAVYDRGSVVVIAQQESSTYWAMSLRVGAQMSLFHTGSGHVLLAFQTDAQREIMITEQVRGGGETVPEGLAERLAEVRRQGFESMDSLQTAGVRNISAPVLTLDGTALAVITCPYITPLGGKAPTREACEALIRDAAKRISEVATGNGSD
- a CDS encoding SDR family oxidoreductase, whose product is MVQDFNGRTVVITAAGQGIGRATAERFISLGARVIATDINEQALSTLKGAETRVLNVLDGDGVKDFAADIGHADVLFNCAGFVHSGTILDCEEKDWDFSFDLNAKAMYRTCRAFLPGMLEKGKGAIVNMSSVASSVKGVPNRFAYTASKAAVVGLTKAIAADFVTKGIRCNAICPGTVDSPSLHDRLRATGNYEQALADFIARQPMGRIATPEEIAALVTYLASDEAGFTTGQIHVIDGGWTG
- a CDS encoding DUF1328 domain-containing protein; protein product: MLKWALIFFVISLIAGVFGFTGISAAAAGVARILFFIAVVIFLVFLVLALMAGSAVV
- a CDS encoding metal ABC transporter permease is translated as MSEYLELAILPFQLPFMQYAFVITLMIAVPMAMLSCLLVLKGWSLMGDAVSHAVLPGVVIAYIAGIPLSIGAFIAGMICALGTGFIKENSRIKEDTVLGIVFSGMFGLGLVLYVKVQSDVHLDHILFGDMLGIAPSDMLETGLIALCATLFLTLLRKDLLVNAFDPQHAKAIGLPVRVLHYGLLMVLSLAVVGALKAVGIILSVAMLVAPGAIAFLLTRRFSTMLVVAIAVAVISSLSGIWLSFLIDSAPAPTIVLFMSLAFVATFIRTTWKAHRINAARETAI
- a CDS encoding metal ABC transporter permease; amino-acid sequence: MINSLLEPFTYGYMLNAIWVSALVGGVCGFLSAYLMLKGWSLIGDALSHAIVPGVAGAYMLGLPFSLGAFLSGGLAAGSMLFLNQKTRLKEDAIIGLIFTSFFGLGLFMVSLSPTSINIQTIVLGNILAITTEDTIQLALIGGISLLVLALKWRDFMVVFFDENHARTVGLKPEVLKVIFFTLLAASTVAALQTVGAFLVVAMVVTPGATAYLLTDRFERLILMSLVIGAATSFVGAYLSYFLDGATGGVIVVLQTAIFLAAFVFAPKHGLLASRAKARKALGETS
- a CDS encoding manganese/iron ABC transporter ATP-binding protein — protein: MRMGGKKTAGGLTVQNATVTYRNGHTALRNASFSIPRGTITALVGVNGAGKSTIFKAIMGFVPLAAGSVSIFDLPVKDALRKNLVAYVPQAEEVDWSFPVLVEDVVMMGRYGHMNFLRIPSKRDHQMVEEALRRVNMLDYRKRQIGELSGGQKKRVFLARALAQEGQVILLDEPFTGVDVTTEEQIVALLKALRDEGRVMLVSTHNLGSVPEFCDRAVFVKGTVLASGKTADTFNEENLQKAFGGSLRHFILGGADLHDDADPRRVKVITDDERPFVIYGKNGQNGHDPDAPKEKIDDKQPS
- a CDS encoding metal ABC transporter substrate-binding protein, giving the protein MNFLKIRHAVFAFSLFLPAAAIAQEKPTVVTTFTIIADVARNVAGDAAEVESITKPGAEIHNYQPTPRDILKARKADLVLRNGLNLELWFEKFLANLSGVPSVTVSDGVKPMAISGGAYQGKPNPHAWMSPDNALIYVENIRKGLAEIDPAHADVYAANAKAYSDKIRATIQPIRDELSALPQDKRWLVTSEGAFSYLARDFGLKELFLWPVNADSQGTPQQVRGVIDAMREHNIQVIFSESTVSADPAEQVAKETGAAYGGILYVDSLSEADGPVPTYLDLLRVTSSTIAKGLSS